A genomic window from Prunus persica cultivar Lovell chromosome G2, Prunus_persica_NCBIv2, whole genome shotgun sequence includes:
- the LOC18784967 gene encoding rootletin isoform X2, whose product MSWIRSAVSKAVEAGNKNNLTRTVKNYADSVVQHAGQAVAEGAKRFQDRMGTRSFKSVKKSIQRLEEAAVSCRGAERLEILRRWVILLREVERLKLSPGSVEAKDNAVEQPTASEDANDIRRRISLVLYYDSDVGGEPMTFREVFLQSQALEGITLSMILEGPNDEEVALLMEMFRLCLTGGKEVHNAIVSSIQDLEKAFSSYEDEVLVKREELLQFAQGAITGLKINADVIRIDEEVSSLRKKLDATTTPLKPSTEGHDKASEETKLETIEALKEALAQVRACSRLEGLLLKKKLLNNGDSPEIHAQKVDKLKVLSESLASSSAKAENRISDHRLQKEEALKVRVARASEVSEREKEITAEITELEKERDDLEAQLKKVNISLAAANARLRNTREEREQFEEANNKIVSHCETKEDELSKSIASCRAEADIIKTWVNFLEDTWVLQRSYTDMKEKQVNDELEKHEDYFLNLSIDHLSAYKKELGPSISRIGKFVENLKNLSEGSRMASTAESEDSKVSNPINNLEEEYLDHETKIITTFSVVDNIKEQFYGPRAEISRKDDPRVKELFDDIEKLREQFEAIERPNLQLENPTPKSETSSSEKRQSGPSTLPTESTGAQKADTDKHPRSGAVKAEQMLDTEAELAKLESEFGKVGQDYSAEEIGDWEFDELERELRSGDSSKAK is encoded by the exons ATGTCGTGGATAAGATCGGCTGTGAGCAAAGCCGTGGAGGCTGGGAACAAGAACAACCTCACTCGGACCGTCAAGAACTATGCCGACTCCGTCGTCCAACACGCCGGCCAAGCCGTAGCTGAAGGCGCCAAACGCTTTCAGGACCGTATg GGAACTCGTAGTTTTAAAAGTGTTAAGAAGAGTATCCAGAGATTGGAAGAAGCAGCTGTGTCCTGCAGGGGAGCTGAAAGACTTGAGATACTGAGAAGGTGGGTGATTTTGCTCAGAGAGGTCGAGAGACTGAAGCTTTCTCCGGGTTCTGTGGAAGCAAAAGACAACGCAGTCGAGCAACCTACTGCTTCTGAGGACGCCAACGATATTCGAAGAAGAATATCTCTG GTTTTGTACTATGACTCTGATGTTGGAGGTGAACCCATGACTTTCCGCGAAGTGTTTCTTCAAAGTCAGGCTCTGGAGGGCATAACACTGTCTATG ATTCTTGAAGGTCCGAATGATGAAGAGGTTGCCCTGCTGATGGAGATGTTTAG GCTCTGTCTTACTGGAGGAAAAGAAGTTCATAATGCAATAGTGAGCAGTATACAAGATCTGGAAAAAGCTTTTTCAAGCTATGAAGATGAAGTACTG GTAAAACGGGAGGAATTGCTCCAATTTGCACAAGGTGCAATTACGGGGTTAAAGATTAATGCTGATGTCATAAG AATAGATGAAGAAGTCTCTAGTCTAAGGAAGAAGCTTGACGCAACGACCACTCCTCTGAAGCCTTCAACTGAAGGTCATGACAAAGCatcagaagaaacaaaattggaaACAATAGAG GCATTAAAAGAAGCACTTGCACAAGTTCGAGCTTGTTCCAGATTAGAAGGGCTTTTACTGAAGAAAAAGTTGTTGAACAATGGAGATTCTCCTGAGATCCATGCTCAAAAA GTTGATAAATTGAAGGTCTTGTCAGAATCTCTGGCTAGCTCCTCTGCAAAAGCTGAAAATCGTATTTCAGATCACAG ACTTCAAAAGGAGGAGGCACTAAAAGTTCGTGTAGCCAGAGCAAGCGAAGTGAGTGAAAGAGAGAAG GAAATAACAGCTGAGATTACAGAGCTTGAAAAAGAACGAGATGACCTTGAGGCTCAACTGAAAAAG GTTAATATCTCCTTGGCTGCAGCTAATGCCCGCCTTCGCAATACCAGGGAAGAGAGGGAACAATTTGAAGAAGCTAACAATAAGATTGTTTCCCACTGCGAAACAAAG GAAGATGAGCTATCGAAATCCATTGCCTCATGTAGGGCAGAGGCAGATATTATAAAGACTTGGGTTAATTTTCTTGAAGATACTTGGGTTCTCCAGCGCTCATATACAGATATGAAGGAGAAGCAGGTCAA CGATGAATTGGAGAAACATGAGGACTATTTCTTGAACTTGTCCATTGATCATCTCTCTGCTTACAAG AAAGAGTTGGGGCCTTCTATCAGTCGTATAGGGAAATTTGTAGAGAACCTAAAGAATTTGAGCGAAGG GTCAAGGATGGCATCTACTGCAGAAAGCGAAGATTCTAAAGTATCAAATCCAATAAATAATCTTGAGGAGGAATATTTGGACCACGAAACCAAG ATTATTACCACCTTTAGTGTAGTAGATAACATCAAGGAGCAGTTTTATGGCCCACGAGCTGAAATTTCCAG GAAAGATGACCCTAGGGTTAAGGAGCTGTTTGAtgatattgaaaaattaagggaGCAATTTGAAGCTATTGAGAGACCAAATCTACAACTGGAgaatccaaccccaaaatcagAAACTTCATCTAGTGAAAAGCGGCAGAGTGGTCCATCTACTCTCCCAACAGAAAGCACAGGAGCACAGAAAGCTGATACAGATAAGCATCCTAGGTCAGGTGCAGTGAAGGCAGAGCAAATGCTTGACACTGAAGCAGAACTAGCAAAGCTGGAATCGGAGTTTGGCAAGGTTGGGCAAGACTACTCGGCAGAAGAGATTGGTGACTGGGAATTCGACGAGCTTGAAAGGGAACTAAGATCTGGTGATTCATCAAAAGCCAAATAG
- the LOC18784967 gene encoding rootletin isoform X1 has product MSWIRSAVSKAVEAGNKNNLTRTVKNYADSVVQHAGQAVAEGAKRFQDRMGTRSFKSVKKSIQRLEEAAVSCRGAERLEILRRWVILLREVERLKLSPGSVEAKDNAVEQPTASEDANDIRRRISLVLYYDSDVGGEPMTFREVFLQSQALEGITLSMILEGPNDEEVALLMEMFRLCLTGGKEVHNAIVSSIQDLEKAFSSYEDEVLVKREELLQFAQGAITGLKINADVIRIDEEVSSLRKKLDATTTPLKPSTEGHDKASEETKLETIEALKEALAQVRACSRLEGLLLKKKLLNNGDSPEIHAQKVDKLKVLSESLASSSAKAENRISDHRLQKEEALKVRVARASEVSEREKFCFNDHFQEITAEITELEKERDDLEAQLKKVNISLAAANARLRNTREEREQFEEANNKIVSHCETKEDELSKSIASCRAEADIIKTWVNFLEDTWVLQRSYTDMKEKQVNDELEKHEDYFLNLSIDHLSAYKKELGPSISRIGKFVENLKNLSEGSRMASTAESEDSKVSNPINNLEEEYLDHETKIITTFSVVDNIKEQFYGPRAEISRKDDPRVKELFDDIEKLREQFEAIERPNLQLENPTPKSETSSSEKRQSGPSTLPTESTGAQKADTDKHPRSGAVKAEQMLDTEAELAKLESEFGKVGQDYSAEEIGDWEFDELERELRSGDSSKAK; this is encoded by the exons ATGTCGTGGATAAGATCGGCTGTGAGCAAAGCCGTGGAGGCTGGGAACAAGAACAACCTCACTCGGACCGTCAAGAACTATGCCGACTCCGTCGTCCAACACGCCGGCCAAGCCGTAGCTGAAGGCGCCAAACGCTTTCAGGACCGTATg GGAACTCGTAGTTTTAAAAGTGTTAAGAAGAGTATCCAGAGATTGGAAGAAGCAGCTGTGTCCTGCAGGGGAGCTGAAAGACTTGAGATACTGAGAAGGTGGGTGATTTTGCTCAGAGAGGTCGAGAGACTGAAGCTTTCTCCGGGTTCTGTGGAAGCAAAAGACAACGCAGTCGAGCAACCTACTGCTTCTGAGGACGCCAACGATATTCGAAGAAGAATATCTCTG GTTTTGTACTATGACTCTGATGTTGGAGGTGAACCCATGACTTTCCGCGAAGTGTTTCTTCAAAGTCAGGCTCTGGAGGGCATAACACTGTCTATG ATTCTTGAAGGTCCGAATGATGAAGAGGTTGCCCTGCTGATGGAGATGTTTAG GCTCTGTCTTACTGGAGGAAAAGAAGTTCATAATGCAATAGTGAGCAGTATACAAGATCTGGAAAAAGCTTTTTCAAGCTATGAAGATGAAGTACTG GTAAAACGGGAGGAATTGCTCCAATTTGCACAAGGTGCAATTACGGGGTTAAAGATTAATGCTGATGTCATAAG AATAGATGAAGAAGTCTCTAGTCTAAGGAAGAAGCTTGACGCAACGACCACTCCTCTGAAGCCTTCAACTGAAGGTCATGACAAAGCatcagaagaaacaaaattggaaACAATAGAG GCATTAAAAGAAGCACTTGCACAAGTTCGAGCTTGTTCCAGATTAGAAGGGCTTTTACTGAAGAAAAAGTTGTTGAACAATGGAGATTCTCCTGAGATCCATGCTCAAAAA GTTGATAAATTGAAGGTCTTGTCAGAATCTCTGGCTAGCTCCTCTGCAAAAGCTGAAAATCGTATTTCAGATCACAG ACTTCAAAAGGAGGAGGCACTAAAAGTTCGTGTAGCCAGAGCAAGCGAAGTGAGTGAAAGAGAGAAG ttttgtttcaaTGACCATTTTCAGGAAATAACAGCTGAGATTACAGAGCTTGAAAAAGAACGAGATGACCTTGAGGCTCAACTGAAAAAG GTTAATATCTCCTTGGCTGCAGCTAATGCCCGCCTTCGCAATACCAGGGAAGAGAGGGAACAATTTGAAGAAGCTAACAATAAGATTGTTTCCCACTGCGAAACAAAG GAAGATGAGCTATCGAAATCCATTGCCTCATGTAGGGCAGAGGCAGATATTATAAAGACTTGGGTTAATTTTCTTGAAGATACTTGGGTTCTCCAGCGCTCATATACAGATATGAAGGAGAAGCAGGTCAA CGATGAATTGGAGAAACATGAGGACTATTTCTTGAACTTGTCCATTGATCATCTCTCTGCTTACAAG AAAGAGTTGGGGCCTTCTATCAGTCGTATAGGGAAATTTGTAGAGAACCTAAAGAATTTGAGCGAAGG GTCAAGGATGGCATCTACTGCAGAAAGCGAAGATTCTAAAGTATCAAATCCAATAAATAATCTTGAGGAGGAATATTTGGACCACGAAACCAAG ATTATTACCACCTTTAGTGTAGTAGATAACATCAAGGAGCAGTTTTATGGCCCACGAGCTGAAATTTCCAG GAAAGATGACCCTAGGGTTAAGGAGCTGTTTGAtgatattgaaaaattaagggaGCAATTTGAAGCTATTGAGAGACCAAATCTACAACTGGAgaatccaaccccaaaatcagAAACTTCATCTAGTGAAAAGCGGCAGAGTGGTCCATCTACTCTCCCAACAGAAAGCACAGGAGCACAGAAAGCTGATACAGATAAGCATCCTAGGTCAGGTGCAGTGAAGGCAGAGCAAATGCTTGACACTGAAGCAGAACTAGCAAAGCTGGAATCGGAGTTTGGCAAGGTTGGGCAAGACTACTCGGCAGAAGAGATTGGTGACTGGGAATTCGACGAGCTTGAAAGGGAACTAAGATCTGGTGATTCATCAAAAGCCAAATAG
- the LOC18787567 gene encoding probable membrane-associated kinase regulator 4, translating into MAVDHVSCDHADDDYIDMEVSSYSAYLCHSMSSPPHPREFEFQMSSISLEREPPSTSPADELFYKGKLLPLHLPPRLQMVEKLLQNSTSAFDSRKDMFEEFYSTPLMNTAAPTPTTTSTPFESCNISPSESCQVSRELNPEEYILEYATEVSGFIHENPKKSWTRKFKQSLLGSKLKASRAYLKSLFGKSGCSDENSATAAKNADGGMVLKSEDLSKYVKAAKKNPFGQIQKDKCRMSASGTRSFNKDKIIEDGAGIHRRSFSLAIKRHSTKNSTSSSSSSGSSSSSFSNHSNGTQELQFLKRCNSASSEIESSIQGAIAHCKQSQQPLRSRKTVSEVGFYSTSASRIAACEDQERPDLCRG; encoded by the coding sequence ATGGCCGTTGATCACGTATCCTGTGACCATGCAGACGACGACTACATCGACATGGAAGTGAGCTCATACTCTGCCTACCTGTGCCACTCCATGAGCTCTCCTCCACACCCCAGAGAGTTTGAGTTTCAAATGTCATCCATTTCCCTAGAGAGAGAGCCTCCCTCAACTTCCCCAGCTGATGAGCTTTTCTACAAAGGAAAGCTCCTTCCCCTCCACCTTCCCCCTCGTTTACAAATGGTTGAAAAACTACTGCAAAACTCCACTTCTGCATTTGATAGCCGAAAAGATATGTTCGAAGAATTCTATAGCACTCCATTGATGAACACTGCTGCCCCAACGCCAACCACAACCAGCACTCCATTTGAATCCTGCAACATCTCACCTTCTGAGTCTTGCCAGGTTAGCAGAGAGCTGAACCCAGAAGAGTATATTTTGGAGTATGCAACTGAAGTGAGTGGCTTTATCcatgaaaacccaaaaaagtcTTGGACCAGAAAGTTCAAGCAGTCATTACTGGGATCAAAGCTGAAGGCTTCCCGGGCTTACCTCAAGTCTCTGTTTGGGAAATCTGGTTGCTCAGATGAGAACAGTGCAACAGCTGCTAAGAATGCAGATGGAGGAATGGTTTTAAAGTCTGAGGATTTAAGTAAATATGTGAAGGCGGCCAAGAAAAATCCATTTGGACAAATTCAGAAAGACAAATGCCGGATGTCTGCTTCCGGCACGAGGAGCTTCAACAAAGACAAGATCATTGAAGATGGTGCTGGTATTCACAGAAGATCATTCTCACTGGCCATCAAACGACATTCGACAAAGAACTCAACGtcctcttcatcatcatctggctcttcttcatcttcattttcaaatcATTCAAATGGGACTCAGGAGCTGCAGTTTCTGAAGAGATGCAACAGTGCAAGTTCAGAAATTGAGAGTTCAATTCAGGGGGCAATTGCGCATTGCAAGCAGTCTCAGCAACCACTTCGTTCAAGAAAGACTGTAAGCGAAGTTGGGTTTTACTCAACGTCAGCTTCCAGGATAGCAGCTTGTGAGGACCAAGAGAGACCAGACCTTTGCAGGGGCTGA
- the LOC109947123 gene encoding UPF0769 protein C21orf59 homolog — MVRIHVRHGDGSDQKEFLYDCSTTSPIEQIAPEISRISNLQSRIDRLVFELEPHLEPLHGDAKAVSLLRALSEVKSYASKDQVVHNRPLSYHVLRNHVQALERELNSVPQFQKLLADVESSGEDLRQVCWAGKVLDRSKRLCDYIGANEKTKIVIKLQSTESCPV, encoded by the exons ATGGTTCGAATCCACGTGAGGCACGGCGACGGCTCCGACCAAAAGGAGTTCCTCTACGACTGTTCAACCACGTCGCCAATTGAACAAATTGCCCCCGAAATCTCGCGAATTTCCAATCTTCAATCCAGGATCGACCGCCTGGTTTTCGAGCTTGAACCTCATTTGGAACCCCTCCATGGCGACGCAAAAG CTGTTTCTCTCCTTAGAGCTTTATCTGAAGTCAAATCCTATGCTTCAAAG GACCAGGTTGTTCACAATAGGCCTTTGTCTTATCATGTGCTAAGAAACCATGTACAAGCCTTAGAGAGAGAGCTCAACTCGGTTCCTCAGTTTCAGAAACTGTTAGCAG ACGTTGAATCTAGTGGAGAGGATTTGAGGCAGGTTTGTTGGGCCGGGAAAGTGCTTGATAGAAGTAAGCGGTTATGTGATTATATTGGAGCCAATGAGAAAACAAAG ATTGTTATCAAGCTGCAGTCAACTGAGTCATGCCCTGTATAA
- the LOC18784784 gene encoding ankyrin repeat-containing protein ITN1 encodes MATSIEQGGGDRDLEKGLMTPTQNQNPLAEPSPSPSPSPSPSSTASAPALVLSNSGKRMDQAGKKKYVKQVTGRHNDTELHLAAQRADLAAVQKILGDIDSQMVGTVSGPEFDSEVAEVRAAVVNEVNELGETALFTAADRGHLDVVKELLKYSNKDSVTKKNRSGFDPLHIAACRGHHAIVQVLLDHDPGLSKTIGPSNATPLISAAQRGHIAVVDELLSKDCTLLEISKSNGKNALHLAARGGHVEIVRALLSKDPQLARRTDKKGQTALHMAVKGTNCDVVKLLLEADSAIVMLPDKFGNTALHVATRKKRAEIVNELLLLPDSNVNALNRETKTALDIADALPPSEESSDIRGCLYRYGAVKANELNQPRDELRKTVTQIKNDVHIQLEQTKKTNKNVHNISKELRKLHREGINNATNSVTVVAVLFATVAFAAIFTVPGGDKDDGTAVVVKSPPFKIFFIFNAIALFTSLAVVVVQITLVRGETKAEKRVVEIINKLMWLASVCTSVAFMASSYIVVGRHHKWAAILVTVVGGMIMAAVLGTMTYYVVKSKRIRSTRKKEKHARRSGSNSWMPSDYSNSEIDRIYAL; translated from the exons ATGGCGACCTCAATTGAACAAG GAGGAGGTGATAGGGACTTAGAGAAAGGTCTGATGACTCCAACACAGAACCAAAACCCTCTGGCCGAGCCTTCGCCTTCGCCATCGCCATCGCCATCGCCGTCGTCGACGGCGTCGGCACCGGCCTTGGTCCTGTCCAACTCCGGCAAGCGCATGGACCAGGCGGGAAAGAAGAAGTACGTGAAGCAGGTCACCGGTCGCCACAACGACACTGAGCTCCACTTGGCTGCTCAGCGCGCCGATCTAGCCGCCGTACAGAAGATTCTCGGTGATATCGATTCGCAGATGGTGGGGACCGTCAGTGGGCCCGAGTTTGATTCGGAGGTGGCTGAGGTACGGGCGGCGGTGGTGAATGAGGTGAATGAGCTGGGGGAGACTGCCTTGTTCACGGCCGCCGATAGAGGGCATCTTGATGTTGTTAAGGAACTGTTGAAGTATTCAAATAAGGACAGCGTTACGAAGAAGAACCGCTCGGGGTTTGATCCCTTGCATATAGCTGCATGTCGAGGACACCATG CCATCGTCCAGGTACTACTAGATCATGACCCTGGGCTAAGCAAAACAATTGGCCCGTCGAATGCAACCCCACTTATATCTGCAGCTCAAAGAGGGCATATAGCGGTAGTTGATGAGCTGCTGTCAAAGGATTGTACCTTGTTGGAGATTTCTAAATCAAATGGGAAGAATGCATTGCATCTAGCTGCGAGAGGGGGGCATGTGGAGATCGTAAGAGCGTTGCTGAGTAAGGATCCACAATTAGCACGAAGAACTGACAAGAAAGGGCAAACTGCATTGCATATGGCTGTAAAGGGGACGAACTGTGATGTAGTGAAATTGCTTCTTGAGGCAGACTCTGCAATTGTTATGCTTCCCGATAAATTTGGTAACACAGCATTGCATGTAGCCACCAGGAAAAAGCGAGCAGAG ATAGTGAATGAGTTGTTACTCCTCCCAGACAGCAATGTTAATGCACTGAACAGGGAGACCAAAACGGCTCTGGACATTGCTGATGCACTTCCACCTTCTGAAGAATCCTCGGACATAAGGGGTTGCCTTTATCGCTACGGTGCTGTCAAGGCTAATGAACTGAACCAACCAAGGGATGAATTGAGAAAAACAGTGACTCAGATCAAGAACGATGTTCATATCCAGCttgaacaaacaaagaaaaccaataaaaATGTTCACAATATTTCCAAAGAGCTCAGAAAGCTCCACAGGGAAGGAATCAACAATGCCACCAACTCAGTCACTGTGGTGGCTGTTCTATTTGCAACGGTTGCCTTTGCAGCTATCTTTACTGTGCCAGGTGGTGATAAAGACGATGGGACAGCTGTGGTAGTGAAGAGTCCtcctttcaaaattttcttcattttcaatgCCATTGCTCTCTTTACGTCGTTGGCTGTTGTGGTTGTTCAAATTACCTTGGTCAGAGGGGAGACAAAAGCGGAGAAACGGGTGGTGGAGATAATCAATAAGTTGATGTGGCTGGCTTCCGTGTGCACTTCAGTGGCTTTCATGGCCTCCTCTTACATAGTGGTAGGCCGACACCATAAGTGGGCTGCAATTCTGGTAACAGTTGTTGGGGGAATGATAATGGCCGCAGTTCTTGGCACCATGACATATTATGTGGTAAAGTCAAAGCGGATTCGTTCCAcgaggaagaaggagaagcaTGCAAGGAGGAGTGGTTCCAACTCATGGATGCCCTCTGACTATTCCAATTCGGAAATCGATCGAATTTATGCCCTTTGA